Proteins encoded within one genomic window of Panicum virgatum strain AP13 chromosome 1N, P.virgatum_v5, whole genome shotgun sequence:
- the LOC120654649 gene encoding golgin subfamily A member 4-like isoform X1 encodes MDQRGRGGGGGGGRGGGGGGGGGNSSRTDLLAAGRKKLQQFRKKKDKREPGKKAAEADADAEAEEGPAKAEEPVPEPRSPVGLKFLAGEGGSTLFEEAEGSQAEQCNGEGPGTVESSSMENADAVQEQEMAADSSDAHNVGTSEQGSSEQRESGTADGEDLPIPSTSGDDLVGARLGEVHVDSNLPDTIMKDNMELNTSSQRDGADDDSNQLGKQQPVEMDPVDRPTSSGFGKVTEVPIPSQDIGADENNDEGAQEMVMDVSGRPLDGDVQLDVEPAVSAEIVSATALEEELTVTASNEIPESPVGRGTAEETDGVDREAVEENPSATHVTDEAVTTNDLSLQAKPTGPVDTPLCELNSDPALFRSVVLQGIVPDHFEDIQRHLYHVTLSRDFLQLQLDEAAGLYSAVTQQSSDETTKFQLLLKETEETKLAVSKELHQCRHELSEVITVKGELELTMASLKEEINTSNLRCAHLETELHSSKENSQQIQSELVDSRLLLEALQKENLELTASLAFEKEAKRTVEEQRDHLLQSLQEKLEAAQIDNAQLNSSLVELRKANCVAQEGSEQAFEIMKKLYDSLQEVLCDSLRSSDQLGTGYSAEEPIERQYGRLIKHLKNLLHEHNSMLSTNADLESRLLSKCEEVEELNMRCSSLTKNLNDVCILNEELKSASLSKNATQDELRSRCLALAEKLISHSANHSSVIVQLTSDSDEGFSKEDHILNTILPCIEEGVTSCIENFENAAEEICLSKTCLQEINIFNQISFDKWSYPLPTLIKEEILPKLCDLQDRFDQLNVLNIQLETEIPVFRDGMEKLDEALKTSRTELQKKVSELEQLDQKLSSVKEKLSIAVAKGKGLIVQRDSLKQSLLEKSGEVEKLTQELQLKETLLNELEAKLKSYTEADRIEALESELSYIRNSATALRDSFLLKDSVLQRIEEVLEDLDLPEQFHSRDIVEKIELLSKMAVGTSFTLPVGDKRSSVDGHSESSLAMDAINDEQNSYSNPASDELKSRYEELHRRFYELAEHNNMLEQSLVERNSVIQKWEEVLGQISTPPQFRMLEAEDKIAWLGNRLLEVEQERDSLQMKIEHLEDSSEMLIADLEESHKRISELSAEVVAIKAEKDFFSQSLEKLRFEFLGLSEKAVQDEFVRDNLRKDLSELQEKLADKSEENRHYHEMDIEIHKLLNLVQNTLQDGSNSEISSGDMSAILCLGKLVTKLLDDYGTLLSKSTEGNFADRDVQLEDIKPSNNASTSNTCTSDKEIELNSLNSELDHARNNLALVEQQRDEAMEKMQSQMLEIETLHAQINKLHESDAEQMQKYQSLALELESVGKQRDNLQEQLTQEEQKCTSLREKLNVAVRKGKGLVQHRDSLKQTMEEMSAVIEKLKDERKQHIESLETEKSSLMDRLAENEKSLHETNQYLSGLLNALNKVDVAQEFDMDPITKVEKIAKFCLDLQETVVSSQNEVKKSKRATELLLAELNEAHERADNLQEELVKAEAVLSESSKQYSVTESARANAVHHLEHIMHVQSQTRRKQVDHLMELNSTSSQLREVCYELSHHLVNAFSKDVDLICYMENFMKASGKWMDDTNMMDVPIASKHVLSNRINNKKAHIPNAPLEIKMDDTDERHILHHLAIACHALSDCVKDCNDIKRSIDEHGFSVEQKATELLDVMSNLQSRLTSQHNELESLRAKVVELQSELKERDEEIVSARRNMSLLYEACTSSVAEIEGMTDMYPGNWTYAVEHSAYECIKSIVEQLVLAIKTSQNSKEGSTGELKATVLELQQELQAKDIQISAISSELSYQLRVAESSAKQHSVELEDARMEVHNLAKKVDMLHNQNKALETQVNELKNMESVASEQHGRIKELTDELSRKDQEIEGLMQALDEEEKELEVMENKSHELEQLVQEKEFALKSAEISRTKALAKLATTVDKFDELHSLSENLLAEVENLQSQLQERDSEISFLRQEVTRSTNELLTTEESNKKYSSQINDFIKWLETALLQFGVHCDCDGSQVSAYMNMLGKKIGSLITESDDLRVIVQSKDSLLQVERTKMEELMRKSDALEASLSQKDSQIGLLRRDRASSQLSRSINLPGTSEIEQMNDKVSPSVVTQLRGARKVNNDQVAIDVEMDKDKPLDDEDDDKAHGFKSLTMSHFVPKFTRPISDRIDGMWVSGDRLLMRQPTLRLGVLIYWIALHALLASFI; translated from the exons ATGGATCaaaggggccgcggcggcggcggcggcggcggcagaggaggaggaggtggtggaggcggcggtaACAGTAGCCGCACCGATCTCCTAGCTGCCGGGCGGAAGAAG CTGCAACAGTTccggaagaagaaggacaagagggagCCCGGTAAGAAGGCGGCTGAAGCTGACGCCGAcgcggaggccgaggaggggCCGGCCAAGGCGGAGGAGCCCGTGCCCGAGCCGAGATCGCCTGTCGGGTTGAAGTTCCTTGCCGGGGAGGGCGGCAGCACTCTGTTTGAG GAAGCTGAGGGGTCGCAGGCAGAGCAATGCAATGGCGAGGGTCCTGGTACCGTGGAGTCCAGCTCTATGGAGAATGCAGATGCAGTGCAAGAGCAGGAGATGGCAGCTGATAGTTCTGATGCGCATAATGTCGGTACTAGTGAGCAGGGCAGTTCCGAGCAACGTGAAAGCGGGACAGCTGATGGTGAGGACCTGCCAATTCCTTCTACCAGTGGAGACGATCTTGTAGGAGCTCGGCTGGGTGAGGTGCATGTTGATAGTAATCTGCCAGATACGATTATGAAGGACAACATGGAGTTGAATACTTCTTCTCAACGTGATGGAGCTGATGATGATTCCAACCAACTAGGGAAACAGCAGCCGGTGGAAATGGATCCTGTTGACAGGCCAACAAGCTCCGGTTTCGGAAAAGTCACCGAGGTGCCAATTCCTTCTCAAGACATTGGAGCTGATGAGAACAATGATGAAGGAGCTCAAGAAATGGTGATGGATGTCTCTGGGAGGCCATTAGATGGAGATGTACAACTTGATGTTGAGCCCGCAGTTTCTGCTGAAATAGTTTCTGCGACTGCACTTGAAGAAGAGTTGACTGTTACAGCTTCAAATGAGATTCCTGAAAGTCCTGTGGGAAGAGGCACTGCGGAGGAAACTGATGGAGTAGACAGGGAAGCTGTTGAAGAAAATCCAAGTGCAACACATGTAACTGATGAAGCTGTCACTACAAATGATTTAAGTTTACAGGCCAAGCCAACAGGGCCGGTGGATACGCCACTTTGTGAACTGAATAGTGATCCAGCTTTATTTAGAAGTGTGGTATTGCAAGGCATTGTGCCAGATCATTTTGAGGATATACAGAGGCATCTGTATCATGTAACTTTATCGAGGGATTTTCTCCAGTTGCAGCTAGATGAGGCTGCCGGTCTTTATTCAGCTGTTACACAGCAGTCTTCTGATGAGACCACCAAGTTCCAGTTACTACTAAAAGAAACTGAAGAAACCAAACTAGCAGTAAGCAAAGAGCTTCATCAATGTAGACATGAGCTCTCCGAGGTGATCACAGTAAAGGGAGAACTTGAACTTACCATGGCTTCCTTGAAAGAAGAAATCAACACTAGCAACTTGAGGTGTGCACATTTGGAGACTGAGCTACATTCCTCCAAGGAAAACTCACAACAAATCCAGAGTGAATTAGTTGACAGCCGATTATTACTGGAGGCCCTGCAAAAGGAGAATCTGGAGCTTACTGCAAGCCTTGCTTTTGAGAAAGAAGCAAAAAGAACAGTTGAGGAGCAGCGGGACCATCTATTGCAAAGTCTTCAGGAGAAATTAGAGGCTGCTCAAATTGATAATGCTCAGCTCAATAGTTCTCTGGTGGAGCTCAGGAAAGCAAACTGTGTTGCTCAAGAGGGGAGTGAACAAGCATTTGAAATTATGAAGAAACTATATGATTCCCTGCAGGAAGTTCTATGTGATTCACTTAGAAGTTCAGATCAGTTGGGTACAGGATATAGTGCTGAGGAACCAATTGAACGTCAATATGGAAGGCTCATCAAGCATTTAAAGAATTTGTTGCACGAACACAATTCTATGCTTTCAACTAATGCTGACCTTGAGTCGAGACTGTTGAGTAAATGTGAAGAAGTTGAGGAGCTCAACATGAGATGCAGTTCTCTTACAAAAAATTTGAATGATGTTTGCATTCTGAATGAAGAGCTTAAGTCAGCTTCTTTAAGTAAAAATGCCACACAAGATGAACTACGAAGTAGATGCCTTGCTTTAGCAGAAAAGTTGATTTCCCACTCAGCAAATCATTCCTCAGTAATTGTTCAATTGACATCTGATAGTGATGAAGGGTTTAGCAAGGAAGATCATATCCTTAACACCATTCTCCCATGCATTGAGGAGGGTGTGACTTCAtgcattgaaaattttgaaaatgcagctgaagaaatctGCTTGTCAAAGACATGCTTGCAAGAGATCAATATTTTTAACCAGATTTCATTTGACAAGTGGTCTTACCCTTTGCCTACATTGATCAAAGAGGAAATTTTACCGAAGCTGTGTGACTTGCAAGACAGATTCGACCAGCTCAATGTACTAAACATTCAGCTGGAAACTGAAATTCCAGTCTTCAGGGATGGCATGGAAAAGCTGGATGAAGCTCTTAAAACTTCGCGTACTGAGCTTCAAAAAAAGGTTTCTGAACTTGAACAGTTAGATCAGAAACTTTCATCTGTCAAGGAGAAACTTAGCATTGCTGTTGCAAAAGGTAAAGGTTTGATAGTGCAGCGTGACAGCCTGAAGCAGTCTCTGTTGGAGAAGTCTGGTGAGGTCGAGAAGCTCACACAAGAACTGCAGTTAAAGGAAACATTGCTGAACGAGTTGGAAGCCAAGCTCAAATCCTATACAGAAGCAGATCGAATTGAAGCTTTGGAATCAGAGCTCTCTTACATAAGGAATTCAGCTACAGCTCTAAGGGACTCATTTCTTCTCAAAGACTCTGTTCTTCAGAGAATTGAAGAAGTCTTAGAAGACCTGGATTTGCCAGAGCAATTTCATTCTCGagatatagttgaaaaaatagaaCTGCTGTCAAAGATGGCAGTTGGCACTTCTTTTACTCTACCTGTTGGTGACAAGAGATCCTCTGTTGATGGGCATTCTGAGTCTAGTTTGGCCATGGATGCCATAAACGATGAGCAGAACTCATATTCAAATCCTGCATCAGATGAATTAAAGAGCAGATATGAGGAGCTGCATAGGAGATTCTATGAGCTGGCTGAACACAATAACATGTTGGAACAATCTCTAGTGGAGAGGAACAGTGTTATACAGAAATGGGAAGAAGTCCTTGGTCAAATTAGCACCCCCCCACAGTTCAGGATGTTGGAAGCAGAAGATAAGATAGCATGGTTAGGAAACAGACTCTTGGAGGTGGAGCAGGAAAGAGATTCATTACAAATGAAGATTGAGCACCTTGAGGATTCCTCTGAAATGCTTATTGCTGATCTGGAAGAGTCTCATAAAAGGATATCTGAACTCAGCGCAGAGGTTGTTGCTATAAAGGCTGAGAAGGATTTTTTCTCACAAAGCCTAGAGAAACTAAGATTTGAATTCCTTGGACTCTCTGAGAAAGCAGTTCAAGATGAGTTTGTCAGAGATAATTTGCGAAAAGATCTATCTGAATTGCAGGAGAAGTTAGCTGATAAATCTGAGGAGAACAGGCACTATCACGAAATGGACATAGAGATCCACAAGCTGCTgaatttggtgcaaaacacaTTGCAGGATGGCAGTAATTCTGAAATTTCATCGGGTGACATGTCTGCTATTTTGTGCTTGGGTAAATTGGTGACAAAACTTTTAGATGACTATGGTACTCTTTTGTCCAAGTCCACTGAAGGGAATTTTGCTGACAGAGATGTTCAATTAGAGGATATCAAGCCATCTAACAATGCCTCTACATCAAACACTTGTACAAGTGACAAAGAGATTGAACTAAATTCTTTAAATAGTGAGTTAGATCATGCTCGCAACAACCTGGCCTTAGTGGAGCAGCAGCGTGATGAAGCTATGGAGAAGATGCAATCACAAATGCTGGAAATTGAGACCTTACATGCTCAAATAAACAAATTACACGAAAGTGATGCTGAGCAGATGCAAAAGTACCAGTCGCTAGCTCTTGAGCTAGAATCTGTGGGTAAGCAACGGGACAATCTACAGGAGCAGTTAACTCAGGAAGAGCAAAAGTGTACCTCTTTGAGGGAGAAACTAAATGTTGCTGTCAGAAAAGGGAAGGGCCTAGTGCAACACAGAGACAGCCTGAAGCAAACTATGGAAGAGATGAGTGCTGTGATAGAGAAACTTAAAGATGAAAGAAAACAACATATAGAATCACTTGAGACTGAGAAATCATCTTTGATGGACCGTTTGGCTGAGAATGAGAAGAGCTTGCATGAAACAAACCAGTACTTGAGTGGACTATTAAATGCTTTAAATAAAGTGGATGTTGCTCAGGAATTTGATATGGATCCAATCACCAAGGTTGAAAAAATAGCGAAATTTTGCCTTGACCTACAGGAAACAGTGGTTTCATCACAAAATGAAGTGAAGAAATCGAAGCGAGCAACAGAACTGCTTCTAGCCGAGTTAAATGAAGCCCATGAAAGGGCTGACAACCTGCAGGAGGAATTGGTTAAGGCAGAAGCTGTGCTTTCTGAATCTTCTAAACAATACAGTGTTACAGAATCTGCAAGAGCTAATGCTGTTCATCACCTTGAGCATATTATGCATGTGCAGTCACAAACAAGAAGGAAGCAAGTGGATCATTTGATGGAGTTGAACTCCACCAGCAGTCAACTAAGAGAAGTCTGCTATGAACTTTCACATCATCTTGTCAATGCATTCAGTAAGGATGTGGACCTTATCTGCTATATGGAAAACTTCATGAAGGCTTCTGGTAAATGGATGGATGACACAAATATGATGGATGTACCCATTGCTTCTAAACATGTTTTGTCGAACCGCATAAATAACAAG AAGGCTCATATTCCAAATGCTCCTTTGGAAATTAAGATGGATGATACCGATGAAAGACATATTTTGCATCATCTTGCTATTGCGTGCCATGCTTTATCTGATTGTGTAAAGGACTGTAATGATATCAAAAGGAGCATCGATGAGCATGGATTTTCAGTTGAACAGAAAGCAACAGAGCTATTAGATGTTATGTCCAACTTGCAGAGCAGACTCACTTCTCAGCATAATGAGTTGGAATCTTTGAGAGCAAAAGTTGTTGAACTACAGTCAGAATTGAAGGAAAGAGACGAGGAGATTGTATCTGCACGCAGGAATATGAGCTTGCTATATGAAGCATGCACCAGTTCAGTTGCTGAGATTGAAGGGATGACTGATATGTACCCTGGTAACTGGACCTATGCTGTTGAGCATTCTGCGTATGAATGTATAAAATCAATAGTTGAACAGTTAGTATTGGCTATAAAAACTTCTCAGAACAGCAAGGAAGGCAGCACAGGGGAACTGAAGGCTACTGTTCTTGAGTTGCAGCAGGAGCTTCAAGCTAAAGATATCCAAATTAGTGCAATCAGTTCAGAGCTTTCATATCAGTTAAGGGTAGCTGAATCTTCTGCAAAGCAACACTCAGTTGAGCTTGAAGATGCAAGAATGGAGGTCCACAATTTGGCAAAGAAAGTTGATATGTTGCATAATCAGAACAAGGCTCTAGAGACTCAAGTAAATGAGCTTAAAAATATGGAGTCAGTGGCAAGTGAGCAGCACGGAAGAATTAAGGAATTGACTGATGAACTAAGCAGAAAAGACCAAG AAATTGAAGGTTTGATGCAAGCACTtgatgaagaagaaaaagagcttGAAGTCATGGAGAATAAAAGCCATGAGTTGGAGCAATTGGTGCAAGAAAAAGAATTTGCTTTAAAGAGCGCAGAAATTTCTAGGACTAAAGCTCTGGCAAAACTTGCAACAACTGTTGACAAGTTTGATGAATTGCATAGCTTGTCTGAAAATCTTCTTGCAGAAGTGGAAAACCTTCAGTCACAATTGCAAGAAAGAGATTCAGAGATCTCTTTTCTGCGTCAGGAAGTTACAAGAAGTACTAATGAGCTGCTAACCACTGAAGAGAGCAACAAAAAGTACTCATCACAGATAAATGATTTCATTAAATGGTTAGAAACAGCACTTTTGCAGTTTGGTGTGCATTGTGATTGTGATGGCTCTCAAGTTTCTGCCTATATGAATATGTTGGGCAAAAAAATAGGATCTCTGATAACTGAATCAGATGATTTAAGGGTAATAGTTCAAAGCAAAGATTCTTTACTACAGGTTGAAAGGACCAAAATGGAAGAATTGATGCGTAAATCAGATGCTTTAGAAGCTTCATTGAGCCAAAAGGATTCTCAAATAGGGTTGCTTCGCCGGGACAGAGCTTCCAGTCAGCTGAGCAGATCTATAAACTTGCCTGGTACCTCAGAGATTGAGCAAATG AATGACAAAGTAAGCCCATCAGTTGTCACTCAGCTTCGAGGGGCGCGAAAAGTCAACAATGACCAAGTTGCTATCGATGTAGAGATGGATAAGGACAAGCCAttagatgatgaagatgatgataaaG CGCATGGTTTCAAGTCATTGACTATGTCACACTTTGTTCCCAAGTTCACTCGACCGATATCAGACAGAATTGATGGGATGTG GGTCTCTGGTGATAGATTGCTCATGAGGCAACCGACCTTAAGACTTGGTGTCTTGATATATTGGATTGCACTGCATGCATTGCTCGCAAGTTTTATTTGA